The Arachis duranensis cultivar V14167 chromosome 2, aradu.V14167.gnm2.J7QH, whole genome shotgun sequence genome has a window encoding:
- the LOC107475404 gene encoding gamma-interferon-responsive lysosomal thiol protein isoform X1, which yields MMKMPSFLHYSLPPPRSFFYFCLLLLLPLLLLLLLFVAPSSSSSSQDNNNNKVTLSLYYESLCPFCGDFIVNHLVKLFQTDLINIVNLRLVPWGNAWLAPDGTFLCQHGNDECFLNTIEACAVTVYPNVAQHFRFIHCIENLTLEGRQNQWVNCFQMTGLPKLPLDCYTNGNGKNIEQKFAQETTQLNPPHRFVPWVVVNNQALQEDYPNFVNYICKAYKGKSKPDGCRSLSTRTYDMMKDGNNSFQKPVCYVGHVKNLTLP from the exons ATGATGAAGATGCCTTCTTTTCTTCATTATTCCTTGCCTCCTCCTCGTTCATTCTTCTACTTTtgcttgcttcttcttcttcctcttttgcTCTTGCTACTACTCTTTGTAGCAccctcttcttcatcatcatcacaagacaataataataataaggtaaCATTGTCACTATACTATGAGAGTCTATGTCCCTTTTGTGGTGACTTCATAGTCAACCATCTTGTCAAGCTCTTCCAAACAGATCTTATCAACATTGTTAATCTCAGATTGGTGCCTTGGGGTAATGCTTGGCTTGCACCTGATGGCACTTTTCTTTGTcag CATGGAAATGATGAATGCTTTCTGAATACAATTGAGGCCTGTGCTGTTACAGTATACCCTAATGTG GCACAACATTTTAGATTTATACACTGCATAGAGAATCTGACCTTAGAGGGAAGGCAAAACCAATGGGTTAATTGCTTCCAAATGACTGGATTGCCCAAATTACCCTTGGACTGTTATACAAATGGCAATGGCAAAAAT atTGAACAAAAGTTTGCTCAGGAAACTACTCAGCTTAATCCACCCCATAGATTCGTTCCATGGGTAGTTGTCAACAATCAAGCACTTCAAGAG GACTACCCTAATTTTGTGAACTATATTTGCAAGGCTTACAAGGGCAAGTCAAAACCAGATGGTTGTAGATCACTTTCAACAAGAACTTATGATATGATGAAGGATGGAAACAATTCATTTCAAAAACCGGTTTGTTATGTAGGTCATGTGAAAAATCTGACACTACCATAG
- the LOC107475385 gene encoding protein TIC 56, chloroplastic, whose translation MASINNFNPFGGNWFNKPQNPLPAVNFNILGFFEHNANSPPFAAIGLPRFFRRRPNKPNNGEPGHFTQMAHQFFWECENIPDYRHTPEVEKILKQDELNPYIEERENPTEEEIRENEEWIEKLKNSPVMKFLLRAEEIRDKMNELDLEENKRPYHKEDWEVWKAVPHVTGPDGRPMPRKALKTDSEADDKFWDFARQFFFGLWGFRQRPYPPGRPSDAAQSIGYKNLERRYYDFIMRSGGWYYKDRLGRTRGPLELITLKTAWGAGIIDKNTFIWGEDMDEWAPIHMIYGMERAIATWEVRLAASATAFLHKLQKGIPPWVPLKGFEKKTYKQLQEEAIESKRRDLAVLEANDGVWPGVRIPSHALFLWASGSELTTILEEDHMPNKYIPRHLRLQLAKIIPGLRPWEVLSIEQAMDQITFNGQWYREPLGSFQTGPPYIQHWNMDMMRLYKIFEDLNDEVYENLVENLPGFEKIAEKVQRDFSTRINKLLEKREAEKRRRRQLGR comes from the exons atggctTCCATTAACAACTTCAACCCTTTCGGTGGCAACTGGTTCAACAAACCCCAAAACCCTCTCCCTGCTGTCAACTTCAACATCCTCGGATTCTTCGAACATAACGCCAACTCTCCGCCCTTCGCCGCCATTGGCCTCCCGAGGTTCTTCCGCAGAAGGCCCAACAAGCCCAACAATGGCGAACCTGGCCACTTCACTCAGATGGCTCACCAGTTCTTCTGGGAATGCGAGAACATCCCTGATTACAGGCAT ACTCCGGAAGTAGAAAAGATTCTAAAACAAGACGAGCTCAACCCCTACATAGAGGAGAGGGAGAATCCCACTGAGGAAGAGATAAGGGAGAACGAGGAGTGGATTGAGAAGTTGAAGAATAGCCCTGTTATGAAGTTTCTCTTGAGAGCCGAGGAGATCAGGGACAAGATGAACGAGCTTGATTTGGAGGAGAACAAGAGACCTTACCACAAGGAGGATTGGGAGGTGTGGAAGGCAGTGCCGCATGTCACTGGCCCCGATGGGCGACCGATGCCTAGGAAGGCACTGAAGACCGATAGTGAGGCCGATGACAAGTTTTGGGACTTTGCAAGGCAGTTCTTCTTTGGGCTGTGGGGGTTCAGGCAGCGGCCTTACCCACCTGGGAGGCCTAGTGATGCTGCTCAGTCAATCGGGTACAAGAATCTTGAGAGGCGATACTATGATT TTATCATGAGGAGTGGTGGATGGTACTATAAGGACCGGCTAGGTCGTACACGAGGGCCTTTGGAGTTAATTACGCTTAAAACTGCTTGGGGTGCTGGAATTATTGATAAGAACACTTTCATTTGGGGCGAAGATATGGATGAGTGGGCTCCAATCCACATGATTTATGGAATGGAGCGTGCAATTGCTACTTGGGAAG ttAGACTTGCTGCTTCAGCAACGGCTTTTCTCCACAAACTTCAGAAGGGCATACCGCCATGGGTTCCTCTCAAGGGATTTGAAAAGAAGACTTATAAGCAGCTTCAAGAAGaggctatagaaagcaagagaCGTGATTTAGCGGTGTTAGAAGCTAATGATGGTGTTTGGCCAGGAGTTAGAATTCCAAGTCATGCCCTATTTCTTTGGGCTAGTGGCTCTGAACTCACCACTATTTTGGAGGAGGATCACATGCCCAACAAGTACATTCCTAGACATCTTAG GTTGCAGTTGGCGAAAATTATTCCAGGTTTGAGGCCATGGGAAGTTCTGAGTATAGAACAAGCAATGGATCAAATAACATTTAATGGCCAGTGGTACCGTGAACCACTCGGCTCATTCCAGACTGGTCCGCCATACATCCAGCACTGGAATATGGACATGATG AGGTTATATAAGATATTCGAAGATCTCAACGACGAGGTGTACGAAAACTTGGTGGAGAACCTCCCGGGATTTGAGAAAATTGCAGAGAAGGTTCAGAGAGATTTTAGTACAAGAATCAATAAACTGTTGGAGAAGAGAGAAGCGGAGAAAAGGCGGCGGCGGCAGCTTGGCAGATGA
- the LOC107475404 gene encoding gamma-interferon-responsive lysosomal thiol protein isoform X2 translates to MMKMPSFLHYSLPPPRSFFYFCLLLLLPLLLLLLLFVAPSSSSSSQDNNNNKVTLSLYYESLCPFCGDFIVNHLVKLFQTDLINIVNLRLVPWGNAWLAPDGTFLCQHGNDECFLNTIEACAVTVYPNVAQHFRFIHCIENLTLEGRQNQWVNCFQMTGLPKLPLDCYTNGNGKNIEQKFAQETTQLNPPHRFVPWVVVNNQALQEAYKGKSKPDGCRSLSTRTYDMMKDGNNSFQKPVCYVGHVKNLTLP, encoded by the exons ATGATGAAGATGCCTTCTTTTCTTCATTATTCCTTGCCTCCTCCTCGTTCATTCTTCTACTTTtgcttgcttcttcttcttcctcttttgcTCTTGCTACTACTCTTTGTAGCAccctcttcttcatcatcatcacaagacaataataataataaggtaaCATTGTCACTATACTATGAGAGTCTATGTCCCTTTTGTGGTGACTTCATAGTCAACCATCTTGTCAAGCTCTTCCAAACAGATCTTATCAACATTGTTAATCTCAGATTGGTGCCTTGGGGTAATGCTTGGCTTGCACCTGATGGCACTTTTCTTTGTcag CATGGAAATGATGAATGCTTTCTGAATACAATTGAGGCCTGTGCTGTTACAGTATACCCTAATGTG GCACAACATTTTAGATTTATACACTGCATAGAGAATCTGACCTTAGAGGGAAGGCAAAACCAATGGGTTAATTGCTTCCAAATGACTGGATTGCCCAAATTACCCTTGGACTGTTATACAAATGGCAATGGCAAAAAT atTGAACAAAAGTTTGCTCAGGAAACTACTCAGCTTAATCCACCCCATAGATTCGTTCCATGGGTAGTTGTCAACAATCAAGCACTTCAAGAG GCTTACAAGGGCAAGTCAAAACCAGATGGTTGTAGATCACTTTCAACAAGAACTTATGATATGATGAAGGATGGAAACAATTCATTTCAAAAACCGGTTTGTTATGTAGGTCATGTGAAAAATCTGACACTACCATAG
- the LOC107475404 gene encoding gamma-interferon-responsive lysosomal thiol protein isoform X3 yields the protein MMKMPSFLHYSLPPPRSFFYFCLLLLLPLLLLLLLFVAPSSSSSSQDNNNNKHGNDECFLNTIEACAVTVYPNVAQHFRFIHCIENLTLEGRQNQWVNCFQMTGLPKLPLDCYTNGNGKNIEQKFAQETTQLNPPHRFVPWVVVNNQALQEDYPNFVNYICKAYKGKSKPDGCRSLSTRTYDMMKDGNNSFQKPVCYVGHVKNLTLP from the exons ATGATGAAGATGCCTTCTTTTCTTCATTATTCCTTGCCTCCTCCTCGTTCATTCTTCTACTTTtgcttgcttcttcttcttcctcttttgcTCTTGCTACTACTCTTTGTAGCAccctcttcttcatcatcatcacaagacaataataataataag CATGGAAATGATGAATGCTTTCTGAATACAATTGAGGCCTGTGCTGTTACAGTATACCCTAATGTG GCACAACATTTTAGATTTATACACTGCATAGAGAATCTGACCTTAGAGGGAAGGCAAAACCAATGGGTTAATTGCTTCCAAATGACTGGATTGCCCAAATTACCCTTGGACTGTTATACAAATGGCAATGGCAAAAAT atTGAACAAAAGTTTGCTCAGGAAACTACTCAGCTTAATCCACCCCATAGATTCGTTCCATGGGTAGTTGTCAACAATCAAGCACTTCAAGAG GACTACCCTAATTTTGTGAACTATATTTGCAAGGCTTACAAGGGCAAGTCAAAACCAGATGGTTGTAGATCACTTTCAACAAGAACTTATGATATGATGAAGGATGGAAACAATTCATTTCAAAAACCGGTTTGTTATGTAGGTCATGTGAAAAATCTGACACTACCATAG